Proteins co-encoded in one Cytophaga hutchinsonii ATCC 33406 genomic window:
- a CDS encoding FG-GAP-like repeat-containing protein, with translation MKPYNEILKQLVKNHLMLLAACVLLLLNAAETKAQTPHIDKIAPLSGDISKTIVTISGNNLVYKNLVPKVFFGTIPANIYSQSETEIKVTVPLGASYDHITVVVSPTGTAISEQFFQVLQASPCDFTTPQFNVAEIIATNTFTPVYHALADVNGDRKPDLLVLSDNSRISIYKNSSTPTNVNFEKFFETTLLTTAVPASLAVADLNTDGVMDIVVGYSAGNRITILPGTTGTSFGTAAHITVGFKNTVIPAQVAVTDIDDDGIMDIITGNSDPDESISIIQKNAFTGFDYSTKKTLSSSKGVTSLAIADVDLDGKKDIAFTYGGQGYYYASSEGFNKAFEISSVATNLVLAGNFSKNEKTDLILAHPGSLSAFREGNSYTFEDKNFKEAPVSFVGGDYNSDGNTDIAAVYMDEKSLNHIAFYTNDGSGNLQSYPSLLSTGFGEKTVIASGDINMDGQPDLIVFDQKKTYIYAYIKASSIVLGTSSISVATVCEATAAPVTLNNMEGTISWFKDSNGKDSIPGADRIIPKDYVAAPSTTLYARVSYGSCTSALSPVTFAVNAAPAVTASASYLNLCPGDSTTLTTTTTDAGTAYSWSPRFDIKKPDLATTNVTPKTLPVPLETAQNPTFPSEKMNVFTYTVTATKNGCSASSSVKINVYSFVASLIEKDSKDSICSGEQVVFQPAISNGTFSTYVWSNTSGLPNPANGAANAAVTPTNTTTAVQTVTYTIAGQTTAGCAVTRSKSVYIKPAPAITPSSLTRAIAGSGLYTQAFTVAGSTNPVFTVTGTLPNDFTFAGNTFRGTPAGTNVGSYTFSITASQAGKCSSTAPLTFVIEDLASPNLLMNPVYKNVGADAFYLQAVTQSTGSLSYKVKGATDLCLTIASNGLVDKITCRSTPDSIPVIVTQAATSKYRAATWESYIKISPNPNTTGQLNTAGITLNETNAKITVSTNSDVTPSKIVFVQLSNTDVANIKEDGTIIPFKEGTIAVEVRIPATLNYAAFSREYILTIHSTAQRPAIVSDTIVITIGQDTLINILANDYGVTSPIDPAKTDIDLENTGIQNKYYSLSMGNFLIDIHGNLEYRAFSGFLGEGKLAYTVTDSAGVRSETGYVYIIVKELLATPALKANEVMTPNNDGLNDGLVIAYANLHSASSLTIIDETGNIVYETSNYQNDWKGVDKKGDVLEPGVYFYVYEEEASGRALKQYIQIIK, from the coding sequence ATGAAACCATATAACGAAATTCTGAAACAGCTAGTGAAAAATCACCTGATGCTGCTTGCCGCTTGTGTACTGTTATTACTGAATGCTGCTGAAACAAAAGCCCAGACTCCGCACATCGATAAAATTGCGCCGTTAAGCGGCGACATAAGTAAAACAATTGTAACCATCTCCGGTAACAACCTGGTTTACAAAAATCTGGTACCAAAAGTATTTTTCGGCACCATTCCCGCAAATATCTACAGCCAATCGGAGACGGAAATAAAAGTTACTGTTCCGTTAGGGGCTTCATATGACCACATCACGGTTGTTGTTTCGCCGACAGGTACTGCCATCAGCGAACAGTTTTTTCAGGTGCTGCAAGCTTCACCCTGTGATTTTACAACACCGCAGTTTAATGTAGCAGAAATAATTGCCACCAATACATTTACTCCTGTATATCACGCGCTCGCGGATGTAAACGGCGACCGCAAACCGGACTTACTGGTCTTAAGCGATAACTCCCGAATCTCCATTTATAAAAACAGCTCAACACCAACAAATGTTAATTTTGAAAAATTCTTTGAAACAACGCTGCTCACAACTGCCGTACCGGCTTCTCTTGCTGTAGCAGACCTCAACACCGATGGGGTTATGGATATTGTTGTTGGTTATAGTGCAGGTAACCGCATCACCATTTTACCGGGTACTACCGGTACTTCGTTTGGTACGGCGGCACACATTACCGTTGGTTTCAAAAATACGGTTATTCCCGCACAGGTTGCTGTAACGGACATAGACGATGACGGCATCATGGACATCATCACCGGTAACAGCGATCCCGATGAAAGCATTTCCATCATTCAAAAAAATGCGTTTACGGGTTTTGATTATTCTACAAAAAAAACACTCAGCAGTTCAAAAGGGGTTACGTCTTTAGCCATTGCCGATGTTGATCTGGACGGCAAAAAAGATATAGCCTTTACTTATGGTGGTCAAGGCTATTATTACGCAAGTTCAGAAGGATTTAATAAAGCCTTTGAAATATCGAGTGTTGCCACCAATCTCGTGCTGGCCGGTAATTTCAGCAAAAATGAAAAAACAGATCTCATCCTGGCACATCCCGGTAGTTTAAGTGCATTCCGGGAAGGAAATTCATATACGTTTGAAGATAAAAATTTTAAAGAGGCCCCTGTTTCTTTTGTTGGCGGAGATTACAACAGCGATGGGAATACCGACATTGCAGCTGTTTACATGGATGAAAAAAGCCTCAATCACATTGCTTTCTACACGAATGACGGATCAGGCAATCTGCAATCTTATCCCTCGTTGCTTTCAACCGGATTCGGGGAAAAAACAGTCATTGCTTCCGGAGACATCAATATGGACGGGCAACCGGACCTGATTGTATTTGACCAGAAAAAAACGTACATCTACGCATACATTAAAGCTTCATCTATTGTACTCGGCACATCCTCCATCAGCGTTGCCACTGTCTGCGAAGCCACTGCTGCACCGGTAACACTCAACAACATGGAAGGTACCATCAGCTGGTTCAAAGACTCAAACGGGAAGGACAGCATACCCGGTGCCGACCGTATTATTCCCAAAGATTATGTTGCTGCACCGTCTACTACCTTATATGCCCGTGTCAGCTATGGTTCCTGTACCTCAGCCTTATCGCCGGTTACGTTTGCCGTTAATGCCGCACCGGCAGTTACAGCCAGTGCAAGCTACCTCAATCTTTGTCCGGGCGACAGTACAACGTTAACAACCACAACCACCGATGCAGGTACCGCCTATTCCTGGTCGCCGAGATTTGACATTAAAAAACCGGACCTCGCCACCACAAACGTAACACCCAAAACACTTCCTGTGCCGCTTGAAACAGCTCAGAACCCAACGTTTCCTTCGGAGAAAATGAATGTGTTTACCTACACGGTTACGGCAACTAAAAACGGCTGTTCGGCCAGCAGCAGTGTAAAAATCAACGTGTACAGTTTTGTTGCCTCCCTGATTGAAAAAGACAGCAAAGACTCCATCTGTTCCGGAGAGCAGGTCGTCTTTCAGCCAGCCATTAGCAACGGTACCTTTTCTACCTATGTATGGAGCAATACAAGCGGGCTGCCAAACCCGGCCAACGGAGCAGCCAATGCCGCGGTCACACCTACCAATACAACTACGGCTGTTCAAACGGTAACATATACTATAGCGGGACAAACAACTGCAGGGTGTGCTGTAACCCGAAGTAAATCTGTATACATAAAGCCGGCCCCTGCGATTACACCCAGTTCGCTTACCCGGGCAATTGCCGGCAGTGGATTATACACGCAGGCATTTACCGTTGCAGGCAGCACCAATCCTGTTTTTACCGTCACCGGCACACTTCCCAATGATTTCACATTTGCGGGAAATACCTTCAGAGGAACACCGGCGGGTACCAATGTAGGCAGCTATACATTTTCAATCACTGCTTCGCAGGCAGGCAAATGCAGTTCCACAGCTCCTTTGACATTTGTTATTGAAGACCTGGCATCGCCTAACCTGCTGATGAATCCGGTGTATAAAAATGTAGGTGCTGATGCGTTCTATCTGCAGGCTGTTACGCAAAGTACCGGATCGCTCAGCTATAAAGTCAAAGGCGCTACAGACCTTTGTTTAACGATTGCTTCAAACGGACTGGTAGATAAAATTACCTGCAGAAGCACACCGGATTCCATTCCGGTTATTGTTACGCAGGCTGCTACTTCTAAATACAGAGCCGCTACGTGGGAGTCGTATATCAAAATTTCTCCAAACCCGAATACAACGGGGCAATTAAATACTGCGGGTATTACACTGAATGAAACAAATGCTAAAATTACTGTTTCCACCAATTCAGATGTAACTCCGTCAAAGATTGTATTCGTACAGCTCAGCAATACAGATGTAGCCAATATAAAAGAAGATGGAACAATAATACCTTTTAAGGAAGGTACGATAGCCGTTGAAGTACGCATACCGGCTACGTTAAACTACGCTGCTTTCAGCCGTGAATACATCCTTACCATCCACTCAACGGCACAGCGTCCGGCAATAGTTTCCGATACCATTGTGATCACGATCGGCCAGGATACCCTTATCAATATTTTAGCCAATGATTATGGTGTTACAAGTCCGATTGATCCTGCCAAAACGGATATTGACCTGGAAAATACAGGTATTCAGAATAAATATTATTCTCTTTCAATGGGTAATTTTTTAATTGATATACATGGCAATCTCGAATACCGTGCCTTCAGCGGTTTTCTGGGTGAAGGCAAACTTGCCTATACCGTTACAGACTCTGCTGGTGTGCGCTCGGAAACCGGCTATGTGTACATCATTGTAAAAGAACTGCTGGCAACACCTGCACTTAAAGCAAACGAAGTAATGACGCCAAACAACGACGGGCTAAACGATGGTTTGGTCATTGCCTACGCGAACTTACATTCCGCCAGTTCCTTAACCATCATCGATGAAACCGGCAACATAGTGTATGAAACATCAAACTATCAAAACGACTGGAAAGGTGTTGACAAAAAAGGCGATGTGCTTGAGCCTGGTGTATACTTTTATGTATATGAAGAAGAAGCCAGCGGCAGAGCATTAAAACAATACATTCAGATCATTAAATAA
- a CDS encoding gliding motility-associated C-terminal domain-containing protein — protein MNRTFYLFVKLSCIFSLFFFSILTFGQNTYYSKGNGNFNIPGNWSTDRYGMTGFEPTFGDLLGGNATCIIQSGHVIDLTQNITLKALGLESGSTFNISGFEVVITGDLEINKNNGTMSTINFGENTTTLTVNGNLIGGQGSSIQHAPIGFNTKQQLILKGASNTLHNFISTTNSIARSIVQYAGGNQTVFPSPNYSELVIDGTGIKSLTPSPFMASMETKVSKALSLNHLLQLNNQDLIYNGPNSGITYTSGWVYTNGTGMLKNISAEATQTFPVGDAVRMEAVEINNISNVSNIIYGVRYGAVNTSVNATIPNNGMGVWYISSNLAMTTGITLINPVNPAASLSATSKIAVYNNNFTSSWKTQATTYTTPDYKATFALQNSENSIALFDCRPISFTSSTLPPAYVGRAYNPPYLKVADGTAPYSLTSYSSTSVNFSAYVVSNTEGTVLIYGTPQTIATYEMTLKMSDAFTCETTLKYTIDVRKAETVWNGSSWSDGAPDQNMDAVFAGNYTAPAFNAVIAKSITVNAGFTVTVPDNSRIESKSTLTNNGTIAQSCNGNVVVTTGPIAGKPVTMPAITLSALPYGTLNKPYSQTITANITGTGASYSMIPLNAVPGISMTSGGIVSGTPTTGGSYSFSVTYSYAQCSYTQAYTLTIVEPASPNLYIYPINTKTYGDTDFQLSAYTKNTATSITYTVSPTGGCATLLPDNTLKITCAGPAPNNIITVTAKQAATGTYKAETVSTSFFINPAPAKLKIKNTGFLPNETIGISTDKTSDGVITYTQLSGYDVATVTNTGTITTYSGTGTFSVRIRIPATNNYTGLDSIYTFTVYPIKYAPIAVNDTIVLQIGQDSLFNILLNDYGLTDPINPTLTDIDIENNGIQNKYYSTAFGTFNIDPKGNLYIRTFEGFVGTEKLAYTVTDEYGLTSETAYLYITVEPPFKLPDLKANEVMTPNNDNLNDALIIAYTDLNKENSLTVMDKAGNTVYERTNYQNDWEGFDKNNNKLESGTYFYIFKEKYTGRQLSNYIQIVTQ, from the coding sequence ATGAACCGTACATTTTATTTATTCGTAAAGCTATCCTGCATCTTTTCACTGTTCTTTTTTTCAATACTAACTTTTGGTCAAAATACTTACTACAGCAAAGGAAACGGAAACTTCAACATTCCAGGTAACTGGAGTACGGATCGATATGGCATGACGGGGTTTGAGCCCACTTTTGGTGACCTACTTGGTGGTAATGCAACATGCATCATTCAATCCGGCCATGTAATTGACCTTACCCAAAATATTACTCTTAAAGCACTGGGGCTTGAAAGTGGCAGCACCTTCAACATTTCCGGATTTGAAGTTGTTATTACCGGTGATCTTGAAATAAATAAAAACAACGGCACAATGTCTACTATTAACTTTGGCGAAAATACAACAACGCTTACCGTTAATGGTAATCTCATAGGCGGCCAAGGTTCAAGCATTCAGCATGCTCCTATTGGTTTTAATACAAAACAGCAATTGATTCTAAAAGGTGCCAGTAATACGCTGCACAATTTCATCAGCACTACAAACTCTATAGCCAGAAGTATCGTGCAGTATGCCGGCGGTAACCAAACCGTATTTCCTTCACCAAATTATTCCGAATTAGTGATTGATGGTACCGGAATAAAATCATTGACTCCTTCTCCCTTTATGGCTAGCATGGAAACCAAAGTTTCGAAGGCACTTAGCTTAAATCACCTGCTGCAGTTAAACAACCAGGATCTGATCTACAACGGACCAAACAGCGGCATTACTTACACCAGCGGCTGGGTTTATACCAACGGTACGGGGATGCTGAAAAATATTTCTGCAGAAGCAACCCAAACCTTTCCGGTTGGCGATGCTGTCAGAATGGAAGCAGTAGAAATCAACAACATCAGTAATGTTTCAAATATTATATATGGAGTTAGGTATGGTGCTGTCAATACATCTGTAAATGCCACTATTCCTAATAACGGCATGGGTGTCTGGTACATCAGTTCCAATCTTGCCATGACAACAGGTATTACCCTGATCAATCCGGTAAACCCGGCCGCAAGTCTTTCCGCAACATCAAAAATTGCCGTATACAACAACAATTTTACCAGCAGCTGGAAAACACAGGCAACCACCTATACAACCCCGGATTATAAAGCAACATTTGCGTTGCAGAACAGCGAAAATTCCATTGCGCTCTTTGACTGCAGGCCCATATCCTTTACTTCCTCAACCCTGCCGCCTGCATATGTGGGCAGAGCTTATAACCCGCCATACCTGAAAGTTGCTGACGGTACGGCACCTTATTCCCTGACCAGTTACTCCTCTACTTCAGTAAATTTTTCCGCATATGTTGTTTCCAACACCGAGGGTACCGTGTTAATATATGGCACTCCGCAAACTATTGCTACGTATGAAATGACCTTAAAAATGAGTGATGCCTTCACTTGCGAGACAACCCTCAAGTATACCATTGATGTGCGTAAAGCTGAAACGGTATGGAACGGCTCCAGCTGGAGCGATGGCGCACCCGATCAAAACATGGATGCCGTATTTGCAGGAAATTATACGGCACCGGCATTTAACGCAGTTATAGCAAAAAGTATTACCGTAAATGCGGGGTTTACCGTAACCGTTCCGGATAACAGCAGAATAGAATCGAAAAGTACGCTGACCAACAACGGTACCATTGCTCAAAGCTGCAACGGCAATGTGGTTGTTACCACAGGCCCCATTGCAGGTAAACCGGTTACCATGCCTGCGATTACACTTTCCGCTCTTCCATACGGTACTTTAAATAAACCGTACAGCCAAACGATCACAGCCAATATAACAGGAACGGGGGCCTCTTATTCCATGATCCCTTTAAATGCGGTGCCGGGAATATCTATGACAAGCGGCGGAATCGTATCGGGCACTCCAACCACCGGCGGAAGTTATTCTTTTTCCGTTACGTACAGCTACGCACAATGCTCTTATACCCAGGCATACACGCTCACCATTGTAGAACCTGCTTCACCTAACCTGTACATTTATCCCATCAACACCAAAACCTACGGCGATACAGATTTTCAACTCTCTGCTTATACTAAAAATACAGCAACATCCATTACCTATACAGTATCACCAACCGGCGGCTGCGCTACCTTACTGCCTGATAATACACTAAAGATTACATGTGCAGGACCTGCACCAAACAACATTATCACCGTAACTGCCAAACAGGCTGCTACAGGAACCTACAAAGCAGAAACTGTAAGCACAAGCTTTTTCATTAACCCCGCACCAGCAAAACTTAAAATCAAAAATACCGGCTTTTTGCCAAATGAAACAATCGGTATTTCAACTGACAAAACCTCTGATGGAGTCATCACATATACTCAGCTATCCGGCTATGATGTAGCAACAGTTACCAACACCGGCACCATAACAACATATTCCGGAACGGGTACCTTTTCTGTTCGGATTCGGATTCCGGCAACAAATAATTATACCGGCCTGGATTCAATTTATACATTTACTGTATATCCAATAAAATACGCTCCAATAGCTGTTAACGATACAATTGTTTTACAAATTGGCCAGGATTCACTATTTAACATTCTATTAAATGACTACGGGCTTACAGACCCGATCAATCCTACATTGACAGATATTGATATCGAAAATAACGGCATACAAAATAAATATTATTCCACCGCTTTCGGCACATTCAATATAGACCCTAAGGGGAATTTATATATCCGCACGTTTGAAGGATTTGTAGGCACTGAAAAATTAGCCTATACCGTTACAGACGAGTATGGCCTCACATCTGAAACCGCCTACCTGTATATCACGGTAGAACCTCCGTTTAAACTTCCGGATCTGAAAGCAAATGAAGTGATGACACCCAACAACGACAACCTGAACGATGCTTTGATTATTGCCTATACCGACCTGAATAAAGAAAACAGTCTGACGGTTATGGACAAAGCGGGCAATACAGTTTACGAACGAACAAATTACCAGAATGACTGGGAGGGGTTTGATAAAAATAATAATAAGCTGGAATCCGGAACATACTTTTATATTTTCAAAGAAAAGTATACGGGTCGCCAGCTGAGTAATTACATTCAAATCGTAACACAATAG
- a CDS encoding PorP/SprF family type IX secretion system membrane protein translates to MKKILLLLLSLSAFAVQAQIYPNIGQFQNVLLYYNPAYAGSGTQIRATGIYRSQWSKYPGAPNTQVITVEAPLGKNIGGGAVLNRHAIANTLQLNFSGNVSYRIKTGRESFVQFGLKAGISQINFGAGTAFKWDENDPYISSNANRGIIGTFGAGVFYKKKSFYAGLSVPDLVLIDANKLYYDDATNKSLVKKNFFFISGIKLNVTDFIALQPNVLVRYYPTRPLNYYINLSVIFNQTFTAGIGFMYPKAMALYTNVNITPKIVLGYRYEFNTSGFALGNYGSSEILVRYGF, encoded by the coding sequence ATGAAAAAAATACTCTTACTTCTTCTGTCACTCTCAGCATTTGCTGTACAGGCACAGATCTATCCAAACATTGGTCAGTTTCAGAACGTGCTGCTGTATTACAATCCTGCGTACGCGGGTTCAGGCACACAGATCCGCGCTACAGGCATCTACCGTTCACAATGGAGCAAATATCCCGGTGCACCCAATACACAGGTGATAACGGTTGAAGCGCCTTTAGGTAAAAACATCGGTGGCGGTGCTGTATTAAACAGACATGCCATTGCGAATACGTTACAACTGAACTTTTCAGGAAATGTAAGTTACCGCATTAAAACCGGCCGCGAATCCTTTGTACAGTTTGGTTTAAAGGCAGGAATTTCACAGATTAATTTTGGTGCAGGCACGGCATTTAAATGGGATGAAAATGATCCGTACATTTCATCAAACGCCAACAGAGGAATCATCGGTACGTTTGGCGCAGGTGTATTCTATAAAAAGAAATCGTTTTACGCCGGACTTTCTGTTCCTGATTTAGTATTAATCGATGCAAACAAATTATACTACGATGATGCTACAAACAAATCGCTTGTTAAGAAAAACTTTTTCTTTATTTCAGGTATAAAATTAAATGTAACAGACTTTATTGCATTACAGCCAAATGTGCTTGTCCGCTACTACCCTACCCGTCCGCTTAATTACTACATAAACCTGAGTGTAATTTTTAACCAGACGTTTACAGCAGGTATTGGTTTTATGTACCCGAAGGCAATGGCACTGTATACCAATGTAAATATCACACCTAAAATTGTACTGGGTTACCGGTATGAATTCAATACGTCCGGATTTGCTCTTGGCAACTACGGCAGCAGTGAAATTTTAGTACGCTACGGATTTTAA
- a CDS encoding sugar phosphate isomerase/epimerase family protein, with translation MNANTRRIFIKQSAMAAAGIAATALLPSFSVFAEEQKKFDFTISLAQWSLHKALFSGQISNLDFPVVARQQYGFEAVEYVNQFFKDKATDTVYLNQLKQRCNDNGVKSVLIMVDQEGLLGDKNEAERAKAVANHYKWVDASKHLGGHAIRVNLHGDATAEEWHRSSVKSLRALAEYAEKMDMTILAENHGTWSSNAGMLVKVIQEVNHKRCKTMVDFANFCVRREKGDLWESPCVDWYDKYKGVEELLPYAKGVSAKTFDFTASGEESNTDFTRMLKLVKASGYKGYVGVEYEGERLSEDEGIKASKKLLERIRKQLA, from the coding sequence ATGAACGCTAATACACGTCGTATCTTTATCAAGCAGTCGGCTATGGCTGCTGCAGGCATTGCTGCAACAGCGCTGCTGCCTTCTTTTTCCGTTTTTGCAGAAGAACAGAAAAAATTTGATTTTACTATTTCACTTGCACAATGGTCGCTGCATAAAGCCTTGTTCAGCGGGCAGATCAGCAACCTGGATTTTCCCGTAGTGGCCAGGCAGCAATACGGTTTTGAAGCCGTAGAATATGTAAATCAGTTTTTCAAAGACAAAGCAACAGACACTGTCTATCTGAATCAGCTGAAACAGCGCTGCAACGACAATGGTGTGAAGAGCGTACTGATCATGGTAGATCAGGAAGGGTTACTCGGAGATAAAAACGAAGCCGAAAGAGCCAAAGCGGTAGCGAATCATTACAAGTGGGTGGACGCATCCAAACACCTGGGCGGGCATGCCATCCGCGTAAATTTACATGGTGATGCAACGGCAGAAGAGTGGCACCGCTCATCTGTTAAAAGTTTGCGCGCCCTCGCTGAATATGCAGAGAAGATGGATATGACCATTCTTGCGGAGAACCACGGCACCTGGTCCTCTAACGCAGGCATGCTGGTTAAGGTGATACAGGAAGTGAATCACAAACGCTGCAAGACGATGGTTGATTTTGCAAACTTCTGCGTGCGCCGCGAAAAAGGAGACCTGTGGGAATCGCCGTGCGTGGACTGGTACGACAAATACAAAGGCGTAGAAGAATTGCTGCCGTATGCAAAAGGCGTAAGTGCAAAAACATTTGATTTTACAGCAAGCGGAGAAGAAAGCAATACAGATTTTACCCGTATGCTTAAGCTCGTAAAGGCCTCGGGCTACAAAGGGTATGTCGGCGTAGAGTATGAAGGTGAACGCTTAAGCGAAGACGAAGGAATCAAAGCAAGTAAGAAGCTGCTGGAAAGAATCAGAAAACAGTTAGCATAA
- a CDS encoding M90 family metallopeptidase, translating to MFPIIVIAVLLFGLLFLFTQKKNKKVKIVLAQPFPEAWHAYLLQEVKFYAELSADDQVRFQNKVKKFFSDTAITGVKDLEVTDELKLLVAASAIIPVFLFDGWEYVNLSEVIIYDGAVEPNQTNDAESDGTLLGQVRPLQTRHVMLLSKQFLVQGFESMNGKSNVGIHEFAHLIDQADGTFDGIPKAFMPEELLKPWTKVMYAEIEKIAENRSDINPYALTNHAEFFAVVCEYFFENPEKFQEKHPQLYDLMNQIFKREEALTADGID from the coding sequence ATGTTTCCAATCATTGTTATTGCCGTACTCTTATTCGGCTTATTATTTCTTTTCACGCAGAAAAAGAACAAAAAGGTTAAAATCGTTTTGGCGCAGCCCTTTCCGGAAGCATGGCATGCGTATCTGTTGCAGGAAGTGAAATTCTATGCAGAACTTTCTGCGGATGACCAGGTCCGTTTTCAGAATAAAGTAAAGAAATTCTTCAGCGATACAGCTATTACAGGTGTAAAGGATCTGGAGGTTACGGATGAACTGAAACTGCTGGTTGCTGCAAGCGCCATTATACCGGTATTTTTGTTTGATGGCTGGGAATATGTTAATCTTTCGGAAGTAATTATTTATGACGGTGCGGTTGAGCCAAATCAGACCAATGATGCGGAATCTGACGGCACCCTGCTCGGGCAGGTGCGTCCGCTGCAGACCCGCCATGTGATGCTTTTGTCCAAACAGTTTCTGGTACAGGGCTTCGAATCCATGAACGGAAAATCAAATGTAGGCATTCATGAATTTGCGCATCTGATCGATCAGGCAGACGGTACCTTCGACGGCATTCCGAAAGCCTTTATGCCCGAAGAGCTGCTGAAACCCTGGACAAAAGTAATGTATGCCGAGATTGAAAAAATTGCTGAAAACCGTTCCGATATTAATCCATACGCCTTAACAAACCACGCCGAATTTTTTGCCGTAGTATGTGAATATTTCTTTGAGAATCCGGAAAAATTTCAGGAAAAACATCCGCAGCTGTATGACCTGATGAATCAGATTTTTAAACGGGAGGAAGCTTTGACCGCGGATGGAATTGATTAA
- a CDS encoding S1 family peptidase: MFIQAIERVSAFTRPIHTILRTYSGNQVIPGAATIFFVNELGYAVTCKHVVEMLLASENINAAYTAFKTEKSKLVQDGKYKASLKGLELKYGFNPEAVIQMRSTFVDTVDTMSSFTVYLHPALDLAILKINDFSNILYSDVAVFKKDGAQIKQGEMLCRLGFPFPEFTNYAYNQTTDDIEWKNEGIAHSPRFPIEGMVTRFLAEQSGIYGIELSTPGLKGQSGGPLFNKQGIVCGMQFSTKHLHLGFDIIDSEMLIQNKLKKVTDYSFMHLGQCIHVDAIKAFLDEHKVKYYVED, from the coding sequence ATGTTCATACAAGCAATAGAGCGCGTCTCTGCGTTTACCCGCCCGATCCACACCATACTCCGCACGTATAGCGGAAACCAGGTAATACCAGGCGCCGCTACCATTTTTTTTGTAAATGAACTGGGCTATGCCGTTACCTGTAAGCACGTGGTTGAAATGCTGCTGGCTTCAGAAAACATCAACGCTGCGTATACAGCATTTAAAACAGAAAAATCAAAACTGGTTCAGGATGGAAAATATAAAGCCAGTCTGAAAGGGCTGGAACTGAAATATGGTTTCAATCCCGAAGCCGTGATTCAGATGCGCAGCACCTTTGTGGATACGGTTGATACCATGTCGAGCTTTACCGTATACCTGCATCCGGCATTGGATCTGGCCATTCTTAAGATCAATGACTTCAGTAACATTTTATATTCCGATGTAGCTGTCTTTAAAAAAGACGGTGCACAGATCAAACAGGGAGAAATGCTTTGCCGCCTGGGTTTTCCGTTTCCGGAGTTTACCAATTATGCGTACAATCAGACAACGGATGACATAGAATGGAAAAACGAAGGCATTGCCCATTCCCCGCGCTTTCCGATAGAAGGTATGGTGACCCGGTTTTTAGCGGAGCAGTCGGGCATTTATGGCATTGAACTGAGCACGCCAGGGTTAAAAGGCCAAAGCGGCGGACCGCTCTTTAACAAACAAGGCATTGTATGCGGCATGCAGTTTTCTACCAAACACCTGCATTTGGGTTTTGATATCATCGATTCTGAAATGCTGATCCAGAATAAATTAAAGAAGGTTACCGATTATTCATTTATGCACCTGGGGCAGTGTATTCATGTAGATGCAATAAAAGCGTTTCTGGATGAACATAAGGTGAAATATTATGTAGAAGATTAA